The following proteins are encoded in a genomic region of Hymenobacter siberiensis:
- a CDS encoding tetratricopeptide repeat protein: MKLFPRLALAATLSAAAPMVAQAQQTQVFASDERHFQEGLELFDRGQYGAAQEAFRQYLAIVPVHSSQAGPAAGDRTADAEYYYAVSGLYLSHPDAEGLILDFAARHPAHPQAAAAYFELGKFYFDQKNYESAIRYFTKVAPDNLSNDQRAESDFKLGYSYFEQKDYEKARLLFDRNKQVQSQYKYASSYYAGYLGYRAGDYAAARADLGVAEQNDAYKPVVPAIITQIYYKEGNYDGLIGYATKALQNTPPPQNSDEIQLLVGDAHYQKEQYKEAAEYYDKYAAVHQNRIESALQYKIGYANYKMGDFKGAIANLKNVAVRRDSLGQNAAYHLGLSYVQANQKPQAVTAFEAARQGTFDKNIAENATLKLGQVQYEQGNLPEVINVLKDFRKKFPRSKNQPIVDDLLSNSFLSSTDYPQALTYLESIDDRSEKLDATYQRVAYSQAALLYNNGNYAQALPLLDKSLKFPSDDGLRAAAQVLRGEIFSVGQQYPDAITAYAAAARSVRRGGVSPEEADFEQKARYGLGYAYYNTKQYDKARPQFAAFLNDTDAKPADPNYYDVTLRLGDTYYVSKNYQQALDLYDKVIKANAADKDYAYYQKGRTLGLMGRREEATSTLAALLKTNPDSRYAEEAVFQQAQLAFEAGEYQPAVAGFSRLIEGRPNSPLMPQALQKRGVAYANLQQQDKAVVDFQQVLTGYPRSEAAAQALYNLQESLTALGRTEEFDSALAAFKVQNPDSKATESVEFEAAKSLYLAEKYKPAILRIESYLKQYPESSLGADARFFLADSYLKTGDKQQGLTRLRAVVAEGKSEFLNRALGRLADLEFENKSYLEAAKLYERLRGGSTNRREVANATLGQMRSLYESGDYPGTRRVAEELRTQAGATANATNAALLYLGKASLRAESYDQAATELATAVTAAPNDINGAEAQYYLAETLFKQKKNEEAKAAALKVNADFSSYSLWLGRAFLLIADIYASEGDNFQARGTLNSLIDNNFPVPEVLETARQRLKTLGADQVEETTPPTKAPVKAPTKAPAKTPAAPAGTPARPTTAPPKGKAPASRTNLRGATTAPADTTQR; encoded by the coding sequence GTTTTCGCCTCCGATGAGCGGCACTTTCAGGAAGGGTTGGAGTTGTTTGACCGCGGCCAGTATGGCGCGGCCCAGGAGGCCTTTCGACAGTATCTGGCCATTGTGCCGGTGCACAGCAGCCAGGCCGGCCCCGCCGCCGGCGACCGCACCGCCGATGCCGAGTACTACTACGCCGTGAGCGGCCTCTACCTCTCGCACCCCGATGCCGAGGGCCTCATTCTGGATTTCGCGGCTAGGCACCCGGCCCACCCGCAGGCCGCCGCAGCCTACTTCGAGTTGGGCAAGTTTTACTTCGACCAGAAAAACTATGAGTCGGCCATCCGCTACTTCACCAAGGTAGCGCCCGATAACCTGAGCAACGACCAGCGCGCCGAGTCTGATTTCAAGCTCGGCTATAGCTATTTCGAGCAGAAAGACTACGAGAAGGCCCGCCTGCTGTTCGACCGCAACAAGCAGGTGCAGAGTCAGTATAAGTACGCCAGCTCCTACTATGCCGGCTACCTCGGCTACCGCGCTGGCGACTATGCCGCCGCCCGCGCCGACCTCGGTGTGGCCGAGCAGAACGACGCCTACAAGCCGGTAGTGCCGGCCATCATCACCCAGATTTACTACAAGGAGGGCAACTATGATGGCCTGATTGGCTACGCCACCAAGGCGCTGCAAAACACGCCCCCGCCCCAGAATTCCGACGAAATACAGCTGCTGGTGGGCGATGCGCACTACCAGAAGGAACAGTACAAGGAGGCCGCCGAGTATTACGATAAGTACGCCGCCGTGCACCAGAACCGGATTGAGTCGGCGCTGCAATACAAGATTGGCTACGCCAATTACAAGATGGGCGACTTCAAGGGTGCCATTGCCAACCTGAAGAACGTGGCCGTGCGCCGCGATTCGCTGGGCCAGAATGCGGCCTACCACCTCGGCCTGAGCTACGTGCAGGCCAACCAGAAGCCCCAGGCCGTAACGGCTTTTGAGGCCGCCCGCCAGGGCACGTTCGATAAGAATATTGCCGAAAACGCCACCCTCAAGCTGGGCCAGGTGCAATACGAACAGGGCAACCTGCCCGAGGTTATCAATGTACTGAAGGATTTCCGCAAGAAATTCCCGCGCTCGAAAAACCAGCCCATCGTCGATGACCTGCTGAGCAATAGCTTCCTGTCGTCGACCGACTACCCGCAGGCCCTGACCTATCTCGAAAGCATCGACGACCGCAGCGAGAAGCTGGATGCTACCTACCAGCGCGTGGCCTATTCCCAGGCCGCCTTGCTGTATAACAACGGCAACTACGCCCAAGCGCTGCCACTGCTGGACAAGTCCCTGAAATTCCCGTCCGACGATGGCCTGCGGGCGGCGGCGCAGGTGCTGCGGGGCGAGATTTTCAGCGTAGGCCAGCAGTATCCCGATGCCATTACTGCCTATGCCGCCGCGGCGCGTTCGGTCCGACGGGGCGGGGTGAGCCCTGAAGAGGCTGATTTTGAGCAGAAAGCCCGCTACGGGCTGGGGTATGCCTACTACAATACCAAGCAGTACGACAAGGCCCGCCCGCAGTTCGCCGCCTTCCTGAACGATACCGACGCCAAGCCCGCCGACCCCAACTACTACGACGTCACCCTGCGGCTGGGCGATACGTACTACGTGTCGAAAAACTACCAGCAGGCCCTAGACCTCTACGACAAGGTTATCAAAGCCAACGCGGCCGATAAGGACTACGCCTACTACCAGAAGGGCCGCACACTGGGCCTGATGGGCCGCCGCGAGGAGGCCACCAGTACGCTGGCCGCGCTGCTCAAAACTAACCCCGACTCGCGCTATGCCGAGGAAGCCGTATTCCAGCAGGCGCAGCTGGCGTTTGAGGCCGGCGAGTACCAGCCGGCCGTTGCCGGCTTCTCGCGCCTGATTGAGGGCCGTCCCAACAGTCCCCTGATGCCGCAGGCCCTGCAAAAGCGCGGCGTGGCCTACGCCAACCTCCAGCAGCAGGACAAAGCCGTAGTCGATTTCCAGCAGGTGCTGACCGGCTACCCGCGCAGCGAGGCCGCCGCCCAGGCACTCTACAACTTGCAGGAAAGCCTCACGGCGTTGGGCCGCACCGAAGAGTTTGACTCGGCGCTGGCTGCTTTTAAAGTCCAGAACCCCGACAGCAAGGCCACCGAGAGCGTAGAGTTTGAAGCGGCGAAGTCATTATATCTAGCTGAGAAATACAAGCCTGCTATCCTGCGCATTGAGTCCTACTTGAAGCAGTACCCCGAATCTTCTCTCGGAGCCGATGCCCGGTTCTTCCTGGCGGATTCATACCTGAAAACTGGCGACAAGCAGCAAGGCCTTACCCGCCTGCGCGCCGTGGTAGCCGAGGGCAAAAGCGAGTTTCTGAACCGGGCCTTGGGCCGGCTCGCCGACCTCGAATTCGAAAACAAGAGCTACCTCGAAGCGGCTAAGCTCTACGAGCGCCTGCGGGGGGGCAGCACCAACCGCCGCGAAGTGGCCAATGCCACTCTCGGTCAGATGCGCAGCCTCTATGAGAGCGGCGACTACCCCGGCACCCGCCGCGTGGCCGAGGAGCTGCGTACCCAGGCCGGAGCCACCGCCAACGCGACCAATGCCGCGTTGCTCTACTTAGGCAAGGCCAGCCTGCGTGCCGAAAGCTATGACCAGGCCGCTACCGAGCTGGCAACAGCTGTCACCGCCGCCCCGAACGACATCAACGGCGCCGAAGCCCAGTATTACCTGGCCGAAACGCTGTTCAAGCAGAAAAAGAACGAGGAAGCCAAAGCTGCGGCGCTGAAAGTCAACGCCGACTTCAGCAGCTACTCGCTGTGGCTAGGCCGGGCTTTCCTACTGATTGCCGACATCTACGCCTCGGAAGGCGACAACTTCCAGGCGCGCGGCACCCTGAATTCGCTCATCGACAACAACTTCCCGGTGCCGGAAGTGTTGGAGACTGCCCGGCAGCGTCTCAAAACGCTGGGTGCTGACCAGGTCGAGGAAACCACTCCGCCCACCAAAGCCCCGGTGAAAGCGCCCACCAAAGCGCCGGCCAAAACCCCGGCCGCTCCGGCCGGCACGCCCGCCAGGCCCACCACCGCGCCCCCCAAAGGCAAAGCCCCGGCCTCGCGCACCAACCTGCGCGGTGCCACCACTGCCCCGGCTGATACTACCCAGCGTTAG
- a CDS encoding TonB-dependent receptor, whose product MKRLTINKSRSTKSSGGRLATGLALAAVLAGGVVPAASAQAQPTKGKYKGNIEEAEIEIVKERVNQLPEATRNFDKIKLPTPPKVERKVVYTFSDFRLPADRLTPSVKVLTIRAEEPTPLTGNFVKAAIGNYGTFYGRGYFHSTRNTDHAYGLDIKHVSSIQGPVDGKNSRMSETSAHAMGEIYRGTAAIGATLDFGRERYNFYGYEKAANGGPVATPESGDIKQTFNRFAVKAYAHNRDPEQQLTYDAGVGYRYWADNFAASESDVRLNAKVGYALGESSRITVAADASFISDKDQAATSLKTPNPLQTSRTRTFVQATPAYEFLRNNIAFSVGATLGYSSDTTTNVSKGVVYPAVRLGYTIEPEKFMVYAGLGGALQRVTRYDLSTENPWLNRGLNVADTHRGPTVYAGFTSTPARGLEFNVKATYARDRNLYFYLNNPVDPTKFDLVYDQNATGVLNIHGELLYNAAEKFRLGTRVDYNKYALKNLPQPFHRPEFQALVFGTYNVFDKLMVGVEGYFFAASYGISYRPAVTAGAARVADFYRATDPIIDLNLRADYRITPKISIFVMGNNLVNRQYQRFYGYPVKGINVLGGATYTF is encoded by the coding sequence ATGAAGCGTTTGACGATAAATAAAAGCCGTTCTACCAAATCCTCCGGCGGGCGGCTGGCCACCGGGTTGGCCCTGGCTGCCGTGCTGGCTGGCGGCGTAGTGCCCGCGGCCTCCGCGCAGGCCCAGCCCACTAAAGGCAAGTACAAGGGCAATATTGAGGAGGCCGAGATTGAGATTGTGAAAGAGCGGGTGAACCAGCTGCCCGAGGCCACCCGCAACTTCGATAAAATCAAGCTCCCGACGCCGCCCAAAGTGGAGCGCAAGGTGGTCTACACCTTCTCCGATTTCCGCCTGCCCGCCGACCGCCTCACGCCTTCGGTGAAGGTGCTCACCATTCGGGCCGAGGAGCCTACGCCCCTCACCGGCAATTTCGTAAAAGCCGCCATTGGCAACTACGGTACGTTCTACGGGCGCGGCTACTTCCACAGTACCCGCAATACCGACCATGCTTATGGGTTGGATATCAAACATGTAAGTTCCATTCAGGGGCCCGTGGATGGGAAGAACTCCCGGATGTCGGAAACCAGCGCCCACGCCATGGGCGAAATCTATCGGGGCACCGCCGCCATTGGCGCTACCTTGGACTTTGGCCGCGAGCGTTACAATTTTTACGGCTACGAGAAAGCGGCCAATGGCGGCCCGGTGGCAACGCCCGAATCCGGCGATATCAAGCAGACCTTCAACCGTTTTGCTGTAAAAGCCTACGCCCACAACCGCGACCCCGAGCAGCAGTTGACATACGATGCCGGCGTCGGCTACCGCTATTGGGCCGACAATTTTGCTGCCTCTGAAAGCGATGTGCGCCTGAATGCTAAAGTTGGCTATGCCCTGGGCGAATCCAGCCGCATCACCGTGGCCGCCGATGCGTCCTTCATCTCGGATAAGGACCAAGCGGCGACTTCCCTTAAAACGCCCAACCCACTGCAAACCAGCCGTACCCGCACCTTCGTGCAGGCCACACCGGCCTATGAGTTTCTGCGCAACAACATTGCCTTCTCGGTGGGAGCCACGCTGGGCTATTCCTCGGATACTACCACCAACGTAAGCAAGGGCGTGGTGTACCCGGCCGTGCGCCTCGGCTATACCATTGAGCCCGAAAAATTCATGGTGTACGCCGGCCTCGGCGGCGCTCTGCAACGCGTGACCCGCTACGACCTGAGTACCGAAAACCCCTGGCTGAACCGGGGCCTGAACGTGGCCGATACCCACCGTGGCCCCACTGTTTACGCCGGCTTCACGTCCACGCCTGCCCGGGGCCTGGAGTTCAATGTGAAAGCCACCTACGCCCGCGACCGCAACCTGTACTTCTATCTCAATAATCCTGTCGACCCTACTAAGTTCGACCTCGTGTACGACCAGAACGCCACCGGCGTGCTCAATATCCACGGCGAGCTGCTGTATAATGCGGCCGAAAAATTCCGCCTCGGCACCCGGGTTGACTATAATAAGTATGCGCTCAAAAACCTGCCCCAGCCGTTTCACCGCCCCGAATTCCAGGCCTTGGTGTTTGGAACCTACAATGTTTTCGACAAGCTGATGGTGGGGGTGGAAGGCTACTTCTTCGCGGCCAGCTACGGCATCAGCTACCGGCCGGCCGTTACCGCCGGGGCCGCGCGGGTAGCCGATTTCTACCGCGCCACCGACCCGATTATCGACCTGAATCTGCGCGCCGACTACCGCATTACGCCAAAAATATCCATCTTTGTAATGGGTAATAACCTTGTCAACCGGCAGTACCAGCGTTTCTACGGATATCCCGTGAAAGGTATTAACGTATTGGGGGGAGCTACCTACACGTTTTGA
- a CDS encoding HU domain-containing protein: MHLADHIRPLLRDHDCVIIPDFGGLVADVSPARAQPGRQALSPPTKLVAFNQALTRNDGLLVDALSQHLGLSIAQAREAVRAAVAGLQQELDDTNRTELPGIGIFRRAAGRGLAFEYTGTDNLLAAAFGLPELAARPVRAADARVKGPQPILRSGGARRTMLVRLLPASIIAMAAGLLLLANYQVAMKAGYLPVSWQGTMPRWEWAQRQPGIATPIITEPQQATLSQQDFRIRATEGMTPVESTPALPAPEMAAENSAPISPSLKVETPEVTVSAAATPVVEAAPVASKVVASSAPVVAAAIPVAPAAAPVVAKAPVAMGSTITIKSRTGRCYVIAGAYRSLAGAEQGRKLLAKSGHASHIILPPFGSRLFRLTAADYSDMASAQREAQRLRMSTHCDYNTLKF, encoded by the coding sequence ATGCACCTCGCCGACCACATTCGCCCCCTTCTCCGTGACCACGATTGCGTGATTATTCCGGACTTCGGGGGGCTTGTGGCCGATGTGTCGCCGGCCCGGGCGCAGCCCGGCCGCCAGGCCCTGAGCCCACCCACCAAACTGGTCGCCTTCAACCAGGCCCTTACCCGTAACGACGGTCTGTTGGTTGATGCCCTGAGCCAGCACCTGGGCTTATCCATCGCGCAGGCCCGGGAGGCCGTGCGCGCCGCCGTAGCCGGCCTGCAGCAGGAGCTCGACGACACGAACCGGACCGAACTGCCGGGCATCGGCATTTTCCGCCGGGCGGCGGGTCGGGGCCTCGCTTTTGAATACACCGGAACCGATAATCTGCTGGCGGCCGCGTTTGGCCTACCGGAGCTGGCTGCCCGCCCCGTGCGCGCTGCCGATGCCCGCGTCAAAGGCCCGCAGCCTATTCTGCGCAGCGGGGGTGCCCGCCGCACCATGTTGGTGCGGCTGCTGCCGGCCAGCATCATCGCCATGGCCGCCGGCCTGCTGCTACTGGCCAACTACCAGGTAGCGATGAAAGCCGGCTACCTGCCCGTGAGCTGGCAGGGCACCATGCCCCGGTGGGAGTGGGCGCAGCGCCAGCCCGGCATTGCCACGCCAATCATCACCGAGCCCCAGCAGGCTACGCTCAGCCAGCAGGACTTTCGGATCCGTGCCACCGAAGGCATGACGCCGGTTGAAAGCACTCCTGCGCTGCCCGCGCCGGAAATGGCAGCGGAAAATAGCGCGCCCATCAGCCCGTCGCTCAAAGTGGAAACGCCGGAAGTAACCGTCAGCGCCGCAGCAACCCCGGTAGTTGAAGCAGCTCCGGTCGCTTCCAAAGTAGTTGCCAGCAGCGCCCCGGTGGTGGCCGCTGCCATACCGGTAGCCCCAGCCGCCGCCCCCGTGGTGGCAAAAGCCCCGGTCGCTATGGGCAGCACCATTACAATTAAAAGCCGCACTGGTCGTTGCTACGTCATTGCCGGGGCCTACCGCAGCCTGGCTGGTGCCGAGCAGGGCCGCAAGCTGCTGGCCAAAAGCGGCCACGCCTCGCACATCATTCTGCCCCCCTTCGGCAGCCGGTTGTTCCGCCTCACGGCCGCCGACTACTCCGACATGGCCTCGGCCCAGCGCGAAGCCCAGCGCCTACGCATGAGCACGCACTGTGACTATAATACCTTGAAATTTTAA
- a CDS encoding MotA/TolQ/ExbB proton channel family protein codes for MSVFLLQVVPAAADTISTAAVAAAPLADTSVPVIDLLLRGGLIMIPLVALSILSVYIIIERYFTIRRAAGNPEAFMAGIRSLMVKGDLAGAKLYCAQNASPLARMVEKGLRRIGLPLKEIETSVENVGKIEIARLEKNISILGIIAGIAPMIGFVGTIIGVIKIFYSIAATKEFGIPQVADGLYVKLVTSATGLIVGIIAHVGYHWLSILVERMVFRMENSAIEFMDILQDN; via the coding sequence ATGTCCGTATTCCTCCTGCAAGTGGTTCCCGCCGCTGCCGATACTATTAGTACTGCCGCCGTCGCTGCTGCCCCCCTTGCCGATACCAGTGTCCCAGTCATCGACCTGCTGCTGCGCGGCGGACTGATAATGATTCCGTTGGTAGCGCTTTCCATTCTCTCGGTTTACATCATCATCGAGCGCTACTTCACCATTCGCCGGGCCGCCGGCAATCCGGAGGCTTTCATGGCGGGAATCCGCTCGCTCATGGTGAAGGGCGATTTGGCCGGCGCCAAGCTCTACTGCGCCCAGAATGCCTCGCCACTAGCCCGCATGGTAGAAAAAGGCCTGCGCCGCATTGGCCTGCCGCTGAAGGAAATCGAAACCAGCGTGGAGAATGTGGGCAAGATTGAAATTGCGCGCCTCGAAAAAAACATCAGCATCCTGGGCATCATCGCCGGTATCGCGCCCATGATTGGCTTCGTGGGTACCATCATAGGCGTTATCAAGATTTTCTATTCCATCGCGGCCACCAAGGAGTTTGGTATTCCACAAGTAGCCGACGGTCTGTATGTCAAGCTGGTAACCTCGGCCACCGGCCTCATCGTCGGCATTATTGCCCACGTGGGCTACCACTGGCTGAGCATATTGGTTGAGCGCATGGTATTCCGCATGGAAAACTCGGCCATCGAGTTCATGGACATTCTGCAGGACAACTAA
- a CDS encoding ExbD/TolR family protein — protein MNLSRRHRLTSHVETGAMNDIMFFLMLFFLIASTLVNPNVIKLLLPNAKSSKQVMKQPITISVDAAGQYFVNKKPVAPANVEPELVALIGNAPTTEQPTVVLRVDASLNVQKLVDILEVGNRLKLKMVMATQAQQAAGK, from the coding sequence ATGAACCTTTCCCGCCGTCACCGCCTCACTTCGCACGTCGAAACCGGGGCCATGAACGATATCATGTTCTTTCTGATGTTGTTCTTTTTGATTGCTTCAACGCTGGTTAACCCCAACGTAATTAAGCTCTTGCTGCCGAATGCTAAATCCAGCAAGCAAGTGATGAAGCAGCCCATTACCATTTCGGTGGATGCGGCCGGGCAGTACTTCGTAAACAAAAAGCCCGTTGCGCCCGCCAACGTCGAGCCCGAGCTTGTGGCGCTAATCGGCAATGCTCCAACTACTGAGCAGCCCACCGTGGTACTGCGCGTCGATGCCTCATTGAACGTTCAGAAGCTGGTTGATATTTTGGAGGTTGGCAACCGCCTCAAGCTGAAAATGGTGATGGCCACTCAGGCCCAGCAGGCTGCCGGTAAATAA
- a CDS encoding bifunctional folylpolyglutamate synthase/dihydrofolate synthase, which yields MTYQETLTYLYEQLPMFQRVGAAGYKKGLGNTLALAEALGHPERKFRSVHVAGTNGKGSSSHLLAAVLQAAGYKVGLYTSPHLREFTERIKVNGQELAPAYLVEWVACWQPLFAEIKPSFFEMCVALAFDYFAQQRVDIAIVEVGLGGRFDSTNIITPLVSLITNISFDHQALLGNTLPEIAGEKAGIIKPGVPAVVSQTQPEVADVFRSEAAAKLAHLVFADQIYQATFAAEPSPETGLRPIAVSQHGRPYLPNAELGLPGDYQQHNLPGVLATLDELRALGFRITEAAVRTGLRQVTTLTGLRGRWSIIGRQPLVVCDTGHNAAGLQAVMAQLQRVPHECLHLVIGTVNDKDVAAMLALLPKEATYYFCAATIPRALPAAELAEQGAGLGLHGQAYGSVAAAVAAARNAAGPRDVVFIGGSTFVVAEVEELYAPT from the coding sequence GTGACTTATCAGGAAACCCTTACTTACCTCTACGAGCAGCTCCCTATGTTTCAGCGGGTGGGCGCGGCCGGCTACAAAAAAGGCCTTGGTAATACCTTAGCCCTGGCCGAGGCGCTGGGGCATCCGGAGCGTAAGTTTCGGAGCGTGCACGTGGCCGGCACCAATGGCAAAGGCAGTAGCTCGCACCTGCTGGCAGCAGTGCTCCAGGCGGCTGGTTATAAAGTAGGCCTGTACACTTCGCCGCACCTGCGCGAATTCACGGAGCGCATTAAGGTGAATGGGCAGGAGCTGGCTCCGGCGTATCTGGTGGAGTGGGTGGCGTGCTGGCAGCCGCTGTTTGCCGAAATCAAGCCGTCGTTTTTTGAGATGTGTGTGGCGCTGGCGTTCGACTACTTTGCTCAGCAGCGGGTTGATATTGCCATAGTTGAGGTTGGCCTCGGCGGCCGGTTCGATTCCACGAACATCATTACGCCGCTGGTGTCGCTCATCACCAACATCAGCTTCGACCATCAGGCCCTTTTAGGAAACACGCTGCCTGAAATTGCCGGCGAGAAAGCAGGCATTATCAAACCCGGCGTACCGGCCGTGGTAAGCCAGACCCAGCCCGAAGTAGCGGATGTGTTCCGGAGCGAAGCCGCCGCGAAGCTCGCGCACCTCGTTTTTGCGGACCAAATCTATCAGGCCACGTTTGCCGCCGAGCCCTCGCCCGAAACGGGCCTGCGTCCGATTGCCGTGAGCCAGCACGGCCGGCCCTACCTGCCCAATGCTGAGCTGGGCCTGCCCGGCGACTACCAGCAGCATAACCTGCCCGGCGTACTCGCTACCCTGGATGAGCTGCGGGCCCTGGGCTTCCGCATCACGGAGGCGGCCGTGCGGACCGGCCTGCGCCAGGTCACGACGCTTACCGGCCTGCGCGGGCGTTGGAGCATCATTGGCCGGCAGCCGTTGGTGGTGTGTGATACGGGGCATAACGCGGCCGGTTTGCAGGCTGTAATGGCTCAATTACAACGTGTTCCGCATGAGTGTTTACATTTGGTGATAGGTACCGTGAACGATAAGGACGTGGCTGCCATGCTGGCACTGCTGCCGAAAGAGGCCACTTACTACTTCTGCGCGGCTACCATCCCGCGGGCTTTGCCGGCTGCCGAGCTGGCGGAGCAGGGGGCCGGGCTGGGCTTGCACGGGCAAGCCTATGGTTCGGTGGCAGCGGCGGTAGCAGCGGCCCGCAACGCGGCTGGCCCCCGCGACGTGGTTTTTATTGGCGGCAGCACCTTTGTGGTGGCCGAGGTGGAGGAACTATACGCCCCGACCTGA
- the trmB gene encoding tRNA (guanosine(46)-N7)-methyltransferase TrmB, with the protein MPRVKLQRFTDNASRPDIIEPGKPEYEQLGGRWRTDFFAAPHPLTLEVGCGKGEYTVGLAQRHPGRNFLGLDIKGERIWRGSTRAAEMGLTNVGFVRMRAEAMAAQFGPGELDEIWITFPDPRPRDRDIKRRLTSPRFLGLYEQLLTPGGLLHLKTDNEGLFEFTLEMLSARPGATVERFTRDLYSETDPEFSEAQAIQTNFEGKYRAIGVPIKYVQFRLT; encoded by the coding sequence TTGCCCCGAGTTAAGCTTCAGCGTTTTACCGATAACGCCTCCCGTCCCGATATCATTGAGCCGGGCAAACCTGAATACGAACAGCTGGGTGGCCGCTGGCGTACCGATTTTTTTGCTGCGCCTCACCCGCTGACACTGGAAGTGGGCTGTGGCAAAGGCGAATACACCGTGGGCCTGGCCCAGCGCCATCCCGGCCGCAATTTCCTCGGGCTCGATATCAAAGGGGAGCGCATCTGGCGGGGCAGTACCCGCGCCGCCGAAATGGGGCTGACCAACGTCGGCTTCGTGCGGATGCGGGCTGAGGCGATGGCCGCTCAGTTTGGTCCCGGCGAGTTGGATGAAATCTGGATAACCTTTCCCGACCCCCGGCCCCGCGACCGCGACATCAAGCGCCGGCTGACTTCGCCACGCTTCCTGGGGCTGTATGAACAATTGTTAACTCCGGGTGGGCTGCTGCACTTGAAGACTGATAATGAGGGGCTTTTCGAATTCACCCTGGAAATGCTGTCGGCTCGTCCCGGCGCTACCGTGGAGCGTTTTACCCGGGATTTATATTCGGAAACCGACCCGGAGTTCTCCGAAGCCCAGGCCATTCAGACCAACTTTGAGGGGAAGTACCGCGCCATTGGCGTGCCCATCAAATACGTGCAGTTTCGGCTGACGTAA
- a CDS encoding beta/alpha barrel domain-containing protein yields the protein MPHLVPILIRGINNLSDARYCAGMGADKLTFVLDPSLPGHLDTKAVKELAGWIAGVELIGEFDQLSAHKINAISAECSLDAILLRTPRTSEELAEIAPPVYLELPADFAALSQSLPTSPIGFVLELPTSETPETRVALQQISALKPLWLGPGLHPDRARTLATSLPLAGLVFPSGDEVKPGLRDFDQLEAVFEALEID from the coding sequence GTGCCCCACCTCGTTCCTATCCTTATTCGCGGCATCAATAACCTTTCCGATGCCCGCTACTGTGCCGGCATGGGTGCCGATAAACTGACCTTTGTGCTCGACCCCAGCCTGCCCGGGCACCTCGATACCAAGGCCGTAAAAGAGTTGGCCGGCTGGATTGCCGGGGTTGAACTAATAGGTGAATTCGACCAGCTTAGTGCCCATAAAATTAACGCTATATCCGCCGAATGCAGCCTGGATGCCATCCTGCTCCGCACCCCCCGCACCAGCGAGGAGCTAGCCGAAATAGCCCCGCCGGTGTACCTGGAGCTACCAGCGGATTTCGCCGCCCTGAGCCAGTCGCTACCCACTTCGCCCATCGGTTTCGTGCTGGAATTGCCAACGTCCGAAACGCCCGAAACCCGTGTGGCCCTGCAACAAATCAGCGCCCTAAAGCCCCTGTGGCTCGGCCCCGGCCTGCATCCTGACCGCGCCCGCACGCTAGCCACGTCCCTCCCATTGGCAGGTCTGGTGTTCCCCTCCGGCGATGAAGTGAAGCCGGGCCTGCGCGATTTCGACCAGTTGGAAGCCGTATTTGAGGCCCTGGAAATCGACTAA
- the rpe gene encoding ribulose-phosphate 3-epimerase — translation MNGTRRTPLLAPSFLAADLANLQAETERLATSAADWLHFDVMDGRFVPNISFGLPVLQAVARYAKQPIDVHLMIEEPQHYLAAFRDAGASSITVHYEACPHLHRVVQQIKQLGCRVGVALNPATPVALLEDIAADLDVVLVMSVNPGFGGQAFIPNTLKKVAMLKELLLNTGSEALIEVDGGVNMDNAGSLVEAGADVLVAGNFVFSAPEGPVATLARLRDHLAGLGMDATAAGRRQ, via the coding sequence ATGAATGGAACCCGCCGCACGCCCTTGCTAGCCCCCTCATTTCTGGCCGCCGACCTGGCCAATCTGCAGGCCGAAACCGAGCGCCTTGCCACCAGTGCCGCCGACTGGCTGCACTTTGATGTGATGGACGGCCGGTTTGTGCCCAATATTTCTTTCGGCCTGCCCGTGCTGCAAGCCGTGGCCCGCTACGCCAAACAGCCGATTGATGTGCACCTTATGATTGAGGAGCCGCAGCATTACCTGGCTGCTTTCCGCGACGCGGGGGCCAGCAGCATCACGGTGCATTACGAGGCCTGCCCGCACCTGCACCGCGTGGTGCAGCAAATCAAGCAGCTCGGTTGCCGGGTTGGGGTGGCATTGAACCCGGCCACGCCGGTGGCACTGCTCGAAGACATTGCCGCCGACCTCGACGTAGTGCTGGTGATGTCGGTGAACCCGGGCTTCGGCGGGCAGGCATTCATTCCGAATACGCTGAAAAAAGTGGCCATGCTAAAGGAGCTGCTGCTGAATACCGGTTCGGAGGCGCTGATTGAAGTGGATGGCGGGGTGAACATGGACAACGCCGGCTCGCTCGTGGAAGCCGGCGCCGACGTGCTGGTGGCGGGCAACTTCGTGTTCAGCGCGCCCGAGGGGCCGGTGGCCACGCTGGCCCGCCTGCGCGACCACCTGGCCGGCCTGGGGATGGATGCCACGGCCGCCGGCCGCCGGCAATAG